TGCTGAAACAGGGTTCCGGCATCCTGCAAAATCTCAACGACACCCTGGCTGACATAATTGCCATCTTTGTATACCCGGGTAAGCGAAATGTAGGGTTGATCCGATTTCCCCTCACCGGTCGGTATGGGCAAGGCTCCGCCCTCTAACAATTGGATCACTCGCCAGCCACTCCGCTCCCAGGTTTCCTTGTACCACGGTCGCTGAGTCAGGTCTACCGACAGTTGACCGTTGAATGCACCCGCTCCCAGCATCTTGCCATTCACATCATAGATATTGGCCTGTTTGGCTGTATTGGAGCTGCTGATGATCGCGAGAATAACATCAATTAGTGTGGTTGTATCCTTATACAATGCCGGATCACTCGTCATTGTCTGCTCGCTATCCTCCGCTGGTGCCAAGTAGTGACTGAAGTGTTCTTTGACCAGATTGGAGTACACGATATTCATGGAGAAGTTGTTCATTTTCACCACTTCCTGATCCAGATTACTGACGATTGATACCCCCAGTTGTCTCTGCTGTTCTTCACTTCGCTGACGAATGTCACTTGCAAGAAAAACATACAGAAGCCCCGCCACAATCAGCGAAAAGATAATAAATACCGCAGAGTAATAGGCAAACAGACTTTGCTGAAGCGTTCCAAATTGATATCGCAATCCCCACACACCTCGTCCTATGATGATATCTGTCACACCATTCGAAAATGTCCACCCAACAGAACGCTTTTGTCTATTGAGCACATCCGCTGTTCACAGTAAAGTTATCCACATAAGAATACGCTTACATTAAGCGTTTCGGCAAGTGACAATTTTCTTTATATTCTGGGAGGTTCAATGATGAGAAAACGATTTCTATTTTCGCTTGCAAGTGTGCTCCTGCTCTCCACTCTGCTGCTTGCCGGGTGCAACTCAGGTAAAAGTACGGAAGGTTCGGGTAAGGTGACTCTCACGTTTGGAACAAGTCAATCCGGTATTCCGCGTACAGGCATCATGCAGACGATGGCCAAGGAATATGAGCAGGAGACGGGTGTCAAAATTGACTTCCAGGTCGTACCTGACGCACAGTGGCGTGACCTGATCAAGGTGAAGCTGGCCTCTGGCGAAGCACCTGACATTTTCAATGTCGATGTGGACCCACTGAGCATGCCGGCCAACGTAAGACCGGAGGAAAATGCCATTGACTTGACCAATGAGGAATTCACAGGTCGGATGTCTGAAGAGATTTTGCCAACCGTTAGTCATAATGACAAGGTGTACGGGGTTTCTTTTGCGCCAACGAAAATCTGGTATGTGTACTATAACAAACGTATCTTCCAAGAGCTCGGCATAGAGCCTCCTACATCCTATGCCGAATTCAAGGCAATCAGCCAGAAAATTAAGGATAAAGACATTATTCCGTTCTATCAAGCACCTGCCAGCGGCTGGTATCAGGTTCTGCCTTTGTTCGAAACGGGGCCTAACTATGAGCAAACAACAGCGGGAACCTACGAGAAATTAAACAACAATGAGATGAAGGTCGCAGATATGACGCAACTCAAGACGGTCATTGAACAATTGAAGGAATTTGCGGATCTCGGTTATTTCGGCAAAGACTTCTTGTCCAATACGGTAGAAGCGGGAATTGAGGCGTTTGGTCAGGAGAAAGCGGCCATGCTGCTGCGGGTTCCAGGGACGGAAAAGGAAGTGTCCGAAGCGTATCCGGAAATGGAAGACAATATGGGATTCTTCGTCATGCCGTGGGGAGATAATCAAACGATTGGTGTGAATCCGGGCGGATCGGCTGCGATGTTTGGTAACAAAAACAGTAAACATCCTGAAGAAGTGCTGAAATTCTTCCGCTGGATTACAGAGCATGATCATCTGCAACGTGTGTTCGATGAAGGTGAAGGTAATCTAACGATCTGCTGGCCGGAAATCGAACCAAAGCTGACACAGGACTATATTGATTATGAGAAAAATCATGAAAAAGGTACGGTCATGCAGGCCGCTGTGAAATACATTGATCCACAATGGATGGATATTGGCAAGGACTTGTCAGGTATGTTCGCTGGCGCAATGACACCGGATCAGATTTTGCAAAATATTGATAAACGTCGTGCTGAACAAGCCAAAGTGCTGAAAGATGAGAAGTGGCAGTAACAGCGTAAATCACAGATAAACATAAACGCTGAACAGCGTTACATGCAGCGGGCATTTGCCCGCTTGTGTATTTTGGCAGGAAGGAAAGGTGTTACGGATTATGAATGCAAACAAAATCTACCCCTGGTATTTCTCATCTGGAGCGATTGTGTTATATCTGCTGTTCATTGTCGCTCCCGCCCTGCTGGGCATCTATTATTCTTTTACCGATTGGAACAGTTATAGTTCGGAGAAGAACTTTATCGGTCTGGAGCATTTCCGCACCATTCTGGCGGGTGATCCGACCTATCTGCTTTTTATCAAAAATACAGTCCTGTTCACCCTCGTTACATCCATCGCCAAGACGGTTCTCGGCTTGTTTCTGGCCCTGCTGTTGGTCAGCGGTGTAAAGGCCGCGAATCTGCACCGGATGATCATTTTCTCCCCGCAGGTGCTGTCGTTCCTGATTGTTGGGCTTGTGTTCAAAAGTCTGCTTGACCCCAACAACGGGTTCGTAAACGTAACCCTGCGTTCCATGGGACTGGACGTTCTCGCCCAGAACTGGCTGGGCTCCCTGACCTGGGCCATGCCATCCATCATGGCAGTGGACACGTGGAAAGGCATGGGGTACATCATGGTGCTATTCATCGCCGGACTGCTCGCCATCCCCCGCGATTATTATGAGGCAGCGTCCATTGACGGCGCCGGGTTCGGTCAAAAGCTGTTCCGGATCACCATTCCGATGCTGATGCCTACCATTACCATTGCCACGGTGCTTAATATTACATACGGGCTGAGAGTATTCGATGCCGTATACGTGCTAACCAATGGTGGACCCGGAAACGCAACGGATGTGATTAACACGGCGGTCTATTCCTCTTTTGCCAAAGGGTATTGGGGACTGGGGAGTGCGCTATCTACCATTCTGTTTGTCATCATGGCGGTTATCTCCTTTTTCATCATTCGTTTGATGAACCGAAAGGTGGAATACTAACATGCGATTGAGAAAAAGATTGGCTTCCATCGGGTTAAATGCTCTCGCCTGGCTGCTTAGCCTGGTGGTTCTGATTCCTTTTGTCGTCATTGTACTGAATTCATTCAAGTCGGACGCCGAGGCCAAAGTGCTTAAACTGACGTTGCCCGAGAAGTTTATTTTCGAAAATTACAAAATTGTCTATGAACAGGGACATTTGGGCGGTTCCTTTTTCAACAGTCTGCTGCACTCCGGGGTCTCTTCCCTGCTATTGGTGTTTGTTGTGGCATTCTCGGCCTTCACGTTATCCCGCAACCATTCGAAGCTCAGCAAGTTTCTGTACTTTTTCCTGATTCTTGGTATCACGCTGCCACTCAACTACATTCCGCTGATGGAAGTCATGAAGTCCATGGGTATGATCAATTCACATGTCGGCATGATTCTGCTCTATACGGCTATGGGTATTCCAATCTCGCTGTTCATTACGTATGCGTTTGTGTCTAACATCCCGAAGGAGCTGGATGAAGCCGCGATCATGGACGGATGTAATGGGGTCAAGCTGTTCCTGCGAATCATTGTACCTTTGTTAACCTCGGTGCTGGTAACGGTATTTGTTCTTAATTTCCTGAGTGTCTGGAATGAGTTTACTGCCCCACTCTATATGCTGAATACAGTGGAGATGTGGCCGATGACGCTGGCTGTATATAACTTCTTTGGACAATTCAGTGCCCAGTGGAATCTGGTCAGTGCCGATATCGTGCTCACGTCATTGCCTGTGTTGATTGTGTTCCTCATTGGGCAAAAGTATATTGTAGGAGGACTAACTTCAGGGGCGGTTAAAGGGTAAGCTCCACCGACAATCCAAATACACAAACGCATCTTGTCTAAGTACATCTGCTGACTCCTTAGCACAAAAAGCCCTTGTCTGCTCATCGTGTGAACAACTTCTTCGTACAGAAGAAGTATCGCACGCTGCTGCGGACAAGGGCTTACGCTGTTGGATTCGAATTAATCGTGCGCCAACCCGCCAACATCGGATGGAGCCGCTATATCTGGGCTCTGCTCCAGAGATTTGATCATTTTCAACCGGGATGTGATTATTGCGATCAGAATAACAAACAGACCCGCGATGATAAACAGAAAGGCAATACCTCTGCCTGGTCCAGTTCCAATAATTTGACCAACAGACGAAGCCAGTGCTCCCCCCTCCATCAGTAACGGATTAAACACATGGTCGGCCAGAAAACCAGCCAAACTGTACGCGATAATAAACCCGAGTTGTGACAGAATACCAATGATTCCCCATACCCTGCCCTGCTTATCGTTGGCGATATTGTTTCGCACCAGTACATCTGCGCTCATATTGACAAACGGCAGTGATGACAGGAACAGAAAACCTGCGAAGATAATAAAATAAATGTTGGTGGATATGCCCAGAAGTGAAAAGGACAAACCGCACAAAATCAGACCCATCACAAGCACACTTGCGTATCTCTTTGTTATTGTAAATATGCCGATGCACAAGCTGCTAATCAGCATGCCGATGGCACTAACAGACTGAAACGTTCCAAGTGTCTTTGCATCCGTGAATGACAGAAGCATCGGACCAATGAGTGTCTCCAGGAATCCCAGATAAAAGGTGACAAGTGAAATAATCACCACCAGCAACAGTACTCCCTTGTTGGTTACAACTTCTCTCCAGCCCTCTTGAATATCGGTGATCCAGTTTTTTCCTTCTCGATCCTCTCGCTCCACCTTCATGCTCTTCCGAATAACCAGCACAGCCAGAATGGCAACCAGGAATGTCAGAATATTAATGACCAGAATGACTTCAATGGTTGTTATACTAAGCAGAATGCCCGCAATGATGGGTGAAAACAGAAACTTCGAGGATTCAGCCAGTTGTACAAGTCCGCTGCCTTTCGAGAATTGCTCCTTATCCAGCAGGTCCGTAGCAGAGGCCTTATATGCCGGGCTCTGCAACGCGGAAAACACGGAACTAAAGGCTACTCCCACATAGATATGCCATAATTGGATATCACCTGTGAGCATAATGGACAGAATGAAAATCAAACCGGCTGCCGACCCCAGGTCGCCGATAATCATCATCGTTCGACGGTCGAATCGATCTGCCAGTACCCCTCCAATAGGTCGAAGCAGGATATTCGGCAGAAACGTGAATAAGGTAATCAATGCAACACTTGTTGCTGTATTCGTTTTTTCGAAGGCATACACCCCCAGGGAGAAGGCTGTAAGTCCAATCCCAATCATGGAGATGAGCTGACCGAACCATACTACCAGAAACTTTTTAAATGATTTTTGAACGGTATGTTCCATGGATGATACTCCTTTCTCGGCTAACCTTGATTCGGAAAATAGAGACGAGTGACGTAGGCGAAGCTTCCTTGTTCTGCTCCCAGCACACGTTCCATAATATGTGTGAATGCTTCAACCTTTTTTTGGAGTTCTTCCTCCTCCCATTGAAAGATGCCTCGATCCAGCAAAAATTGTGAAGATACGAGCAGGAATTCGATGGATTCCTTTGGGTTAGGTGTATGAAATACCCCCTCCTGAATGCCCTGCTCTACCACCTCGGCCAAGATGGGACTTAATCGTATTACCGTCTCTACAAGACTCTTTTGGTGCATCTCCACATTATGAACACTGTGTAATTGCTCGATGAGATCATGTTTTCTGCCGTCTGGCTGATTCTGCGCCATCATGATGCGAAAAATTTTGTCATGGGCGTTCAGTTTGAGATCGGACACCACGTGCCTGGCCGATGCCTCCCCACTCAGAATAAAACGCATAACGATGGCGTTCATAACCTCTTCCTTGGACTGAAAATAATAATAAAATGTACCCTTGGCAATGTTGCACGCCTGAAGGATATCCATGACCGTAGCTTTGGTGTACCCCTTTGTTATGAACAGAATCTCGGCGGCATCCAAAATCTCGTTCCTGCGTTCTTCCGGGTTTTTTATCAGTCTCATATCCTGGCCTCCGATACGTTCGACCGACTGTCGGTCTATTGTAGTCATGGAGTTCCTTTTTTAGAACCCCATTTCAGTCAACCATTGCGCCAAATGGCTTTCCCTTGTTTTTAGATCCTGACGCTCTCTTGCATATTTTCCAATATTTCTGTCTGCAACCAGCTTACCGTCCATCATAAACAGTACACGTTCCGATCTGGCAGCGACTTTCACATCATGGGTCACCAGCAGAATGGTTGTACCCGTTGCATTAATATCGCCCAGAATATCCATGATCTCATACGTTGATTTGGAATTCAGCGCCCCCGTTGGTTCATCGCCGAATAAAATATCTGGATTATTGATCAGCGCACGGCAGATGGCAATCCGTTGAAGCTGTCCGCCTGAGGCTTGGGTGATGTTATGCCCAGCCAGCTCATCAATCCCCATTTTTTTCATTAATGACATTGCCCGTGTATTAATCGTTTCTCTGCTGCTATTCTTGGCCAGATACGCGGAAAGTACGATATTGTCTAATAGATTCAGATTCTTGAGCAGATGAATATTTTGAAAGATGAATCCCATCTTGGTCAAACGTAGACTTGCCAGATCCCTCTCCTCAAATGCCGATATTTTTTTGCCATTAAAATAGACACTTCCAGCACTAATCTGATCCATACCACTTATGTTGTACAGTAAGGTAGACTTGCCTGAGCCAGATGGCCCCATGATAGAAACAAATTCTCCCTTTTTTAATTGAAGGTTGATATCTTTTAAGATGTTATGTTCTTCATTCTCGCCGATCGCTACGGATTTATTCACGTCTTTAGCCTCAAGTATAGTTGTCATCGTTGATCCTCCCTATTCGACAATCATTTTGGATATGCTCGTTTCCTTGATCGATTGGATGCTAATCCATGCTGTCAGTACAATCGTGCCTGCAAGTAACAATGGACACAAAACATATGCCTGTAACGGGTTAACAACAAAAACAATATTGGAAGCACCGAACGTCGACATAATGGCACTAACCAGTAACGGACCCAACGTATTGGACAATATCGTTCCAGTAACAACCCCTAAGATTAATATGACAAGTGACATCACGACATACTTGAACTTGATTTTAGACAAGGCAAACCCAAGGCTTCTTAGTACAGCAATGTCGTTGTTGTCCTTGGCTACTAACATCTGAAGGAACAGTGCTGTAATTAAAATAGATATGAAGACACCGATGACCAAGGCCAGCATCGTCACCATTTTCAATTGTTGGATGGTTCCGCCTAACGTCTGATCCAGATAACCTTGAAGATCGGTTACTTTGGCTGGCGAGAAAGCCGCCTCATATTCAGCAATTTTGGTAGCCATGTCCCCGCGATTATTCAGATCCAAACTGACCACATACCACAACACACTATCCTTGTTGTAAGGCAATAAGGCCTTCGCCGTTTTGCCACCATTCGTAACGTCCTGGTATATTCCGCTGACCGTCATCATCTGGTCCTTGCCATTAACCAGCAAGGTAAGTTGCTCACCAGTCTTCAGGCGCAGCTCGCTACTGTTTGCATCAGATAACGCAATTTCATTCTCGGTTGTTGGCGCATTACCGCTAACATAAGACAATGGGAAAATACTGAAATCCCCAGTTTCTACACTCAGATTGTCGTAACTTCCTTCCGCATTTTTAATCTTGAACTGGCTTGTTACCAATGGGGAATACGTTTTGATGTCTTTATCATTTTGGATCTGGGCAACCAGATTGTCATAACGCTGCTCCACATCATCTGTGTGCCTCAAGTCAATGCGAATATCACTTTGTCCAACACCCATATAAGAGATAAAACTTGGCGCCTGCAAAGTGTTCAGGAAGTTGACCGGCACAATCATGATAAATGAACTGACTACAAAGACAAATAACAATAATCGGAACATCTTGATTCGCTGTATGACTTCCTTCAGACCAAGAAAGACAGGTACGGAAGACCAGCGATTGCGGGACAAACTAAGCCGGTTTCGAATGATCTGTGTATCTCCCAGGCTCCCAGTACGGAGAGCATCCACCGCGGAGATGGAACGAAAACGTCGCAGTACCGATCGACAGAACAGAACAACCATGGCAAATATGATTCCAGCGGCTAATAACGGAATCGCGAAATGCAACAGGGTTGCAGGTGCTTTTCCCATATACAACATGATGTTGGAAACAAATAGTCTGTTAACGCCAAGTGATGCAATGTAACCAAGCACGGATGCAAATCCGGCCATAAATACATACTTCATCAGATACAGTCTCTTAATATCCTTCTCTGCGATTCCAATCGCTTTCATGACACTAATCTCACGATAATCCTCTTCGATGGTCGCAAGCATCGTGAATCGGATGCAGAGCATCGCAATCAGAATCAGCACAAGACTGACCAGAATAATAACGGCTGCAATGACTCCGTCGGTCATCGCATTCAATACCTGGAACAGCCCATAGGTTACAACTGGACCCGCGTTGGGAAGTCCGGCATTTTGGTAAACCTGGGTAAATTCACTCGTCAGTCCGGGATCCGTCAACCGGAATTCAATGAGATACTCCATCTCTCCGACGCTCTGCTTCAGTTCCTGCAAATTCCCTGCACTCACAATAAAACGTTTGGAGTGCACAACCGATGGATTCATCTGAGCATCACGGACAAAATCAACGATGGTGTAAGAACGCTCAAATTGACCATTATCGATCCGAACCTGGTCGCCCACGCTCAATTTTTTTTGCTGCATGTAATATACCGGAACCGCGATCTCGCCATCGTTCACCTGAATAATCTCACTGTCCAGATTCAACAAATAGTCGAAACCCTGATTCTGTGTAACAAAGTCAATATCCATAACGCTGTTCTTTTCGGACTCTGCTCCGAGAAACAGATTAGAGCCGTCAATGTTGACCATTTCCACAATCTGATGTTGCTGGACCATGGCATTTTCTTCAGCCCACGTGTTTACTTTGACCTGATCGAGTTCTCCGGCATGCATTTGCACAAAGTGTGGTGTTTTAGATTCAGAAAATAGATATTGGATGGAACTCGTCAGTTCCATAATCATTCGTGACCCAGAAGATACCAGCAAGGCGGCCAGCAGTACAAAAATAAACAACGCAGCCGTAATCCCTTTTTTTCTCGTTATATCGTTTCTCAGCATTCGTAGCAGCATAAACGAACATGGCTCCTCTCATCTACAAGTTGTTCCTATTTATCTGGAGTCATAAAGCTTGTCAGACAATGCGCCACCGTTGAAGGTTGATGCATCATGAACATGTGAGCACCCTCTTTGATGGTTTGAAGCTTCATGGATGTGCCAAAATATCGGCCCCATCTCAACGCTGATTGAAGGGTAACGGTACGATCCCGTTCTCCCCACAGATACAACACCGGCAATGAGAGCGGCTCATATTCAAGCGTTGCTGCAGATTCCAGCATCCTGAAATCCGCCCGGATGACGGGCAGAAAATAATTCAATAATTCTTTTTCATGTATCAGTTCTTGCGGGAGAGCTTCATAGGAAAACAGATGATCAATCAGATTTTCGTCTGACATCCGATCATAATTCTGCATCCCGCATTCGTCAGGCGTGTTGCAGGCAGATAACACAAGCCGTAGCGTTTTAGCTACATCTGGATGTTCCTGACATAAGCGCTGCGCAACGAAGTAGGCTGTAATCCCTCCCAGACTATGTCCAAATAACAGACTGCCGGGCTGTATAACATCCAGGAGCTTGCTGGTATACAGTTCTACGAGTTGCTGCATATGCTCCAGGGGTGTTTCGGTGTTCAGACCATGACCCGGGGGCGTAAACGCCCAAATTTCCGTGTCAGGAAGGTACGGCACTAGGGGCTGAAAACTGTTGGAGTTGCCACCGAGATAAGGAAAACAGACCATTTGTCTGTTTCCCTCCCCCTTTTGTAGCTGCTCCAAATAGATCGGTTCCATCACTTATCCACCACCATAACCAGGCTTACTTTCTTTCCAGAACATATGCAGGGAATGTCTGAAGTGAAGTATCCACATTTTTACGCTTGAAGATGACATGTATGACAATAGCCGATATTGCAAAAAAGAAAAATTGCATAATTTGAACTTGCGGATTAAAGTAGTACAAATCAATTTGACTTCCTGTAGCTACAAGCCAGAATGCAAGCAGATAAAACAGAAGTGTACCTTTGGTTGCATTGAAGATATAACTTTGGAACACGATAAATGCCATAAGCTGAACAACGTAGTATATGTAAGTGGTTGAGGTGCCAAAAGAGGAAATCAAGTATCCCGGAAGCACCCATAATCCGAACAACAGGCCGGTAATCAGACCACTTGTTATATTATTTTTTAACTTCCCTTGCAAGAATGGAAGCAAAAATCCGATCCAGCCAAACAGCCCACCAATCAGCCCCGTCTCCTTGATCAGATTCACAATTCCCAACCAGATCATTTCAGGTACACTATATGTCAGCTCAGGGACCGGTATGCCGAATAACAAGGAACCAAAGTGCATTGTTGATGCAAAGATGATGGAAATTCCAATAATGAGCGGTATCCAGAACAGGTCCTGTCTGCGCGGAACCAGCTTCATAAACATTCCTTTTAATGCTTCCTTTCCGCCCATCACATAACATGTAATTAATCCGGCAATGGAAGGTGAATACAGAGCAACGATCGCAAGTGGATGCATCAAGGTTAACTCACCTGTTATGGGTACAATAAAATCCGCAAAGAACATGAACAAACTTGCGATTCCATAACATGTGCCAAAGGAAATTCCCAAAAACAAATACATATATTTGTTGGACGGGCTGGTTGCCGGACTTGTGACTGGACGAATGGATGCCTGATTAGCTGTAATCATAGTGCCGCCTCCTTCTCAGTCAACTTTCTCTCAATAAGATCATGCAAACGGTTAATCGTGCAGAAATTAGCCAAATCCAGATCTTCATTTGCTATCTCAATCTGGAATCTACGCTCTACAAAGTCCACCAAACGCATCGCAAAGAGCGAATTGACGAACCGCTGCTCAAAATAATTGTCATTATCATTAATTTGAGTGTCCTCATGATCCATGGTGAGGTTGTTCCCGATAAACTCCCGAATTTCCTGACGATAATCCACTGCCCTTCCCCCTTGTTATTGATGTTGCCCCTCGGGCACTAAAACCTCAATGTAGTCTGGAAACTCTACAGCCTGCTGTAAATCATGATGAAACAGTACTCTTCCTTCCTGATCTGCAGATTGTTGCTTGAAACCGGCAAAGCGATAGCTGATATTCATCATTCGGTTCCTTCCGGTATCCCTGAAGTCCGCAAGCATTTGTTTGCCCTGCTTCTGAGCTTCACGCATGATATACGTTAGCAGTACACTCCCTGCTCCCCTGGACATCACTCTGCAAGACATCAGAAGCATGTTTAGCCGCCATACCTTCTGCTGCATGTGAATTAGTGCAAGCCCAATTTTGCCATACGTTCCGTATTTGTCTTCGAGTTCACACACCAATAACATATGCTCCTGCGAAGTCATCAGTTGATGCAGCTCCTCGTAACTGTAGGTAATTCCCGTTGCATTTAGTTGATTGGTGCGAACGGTAAGTTCCTCTGCACGTTGAAGATCATCCTCAGTAGCCTCGTAGATGGAAAATTTCATGCCGAGCGTAGCCAGAAATTGTTCTGAAGGTCCTTCATACTGTTCTTCAGCCTGTTTACGGAGCGTATCCGCCTGATACATCTGCCTTCTGCACGCAGAGTCGGCTGTAATGAATCGGGGCATCAG
This Paenibacillus xylanexedens DNA region includes the following protein-coding sequences:
- a CDS encoding ABC transporter ATP-binding protein; translated protein: MTTILEAKDVNKSVAIGENEEHNILKDINLQLKKGEFVSIMGPSGSGKSTLLYNISGMDQISAGSVYFNGKKISAFEERDLASLRLTKMGFIFQNIHLLKNLNLLDNIVLSAYLAKNSSRETINTRAMSLMKKMGIDELAGHNITQASGGQLQRIAICRALINNPDILFGDEPTGALNSKSTYEIMDILGDINATGTTILLVTHDVKVAARSERVLFMMDGKLVADRNIGKYARERQDLKTRESHLAQWLTEMGF
- a CDS encoding MFS transporter, translating into MEHTVQKSFKKFLVVWFGQLISMIGIGLTAFSLGVYAFEKTNTATSVALITLFTFLPNILLRPIGGVLADRFDRRTMMIIGDLGSAAGLIFILSIMLTGDIQLWHIYVGVAFSSVFSALQSPAYKASATDLLDKEQFSKGSGLVQLAESSKFLFSPIIAGILLSITTIEVILVINILTFLVAILAVLVIRKSMKVEREDREGKNWITDIQEGWREVVTNKGVLLLVVIISLVTFYLGFLETLIGPMLLSFTDAKTLGTFQSVSAIGMLISSLCIGIFTITKRYASVLVMGLILCGLSFSLLGISTNIYFIIFAGFLFLSSLPFVNMSADVLVRNNIANDKQGRVWGIIGILSQLGFIIAYSLAGFLADHVFNPLLMEGGALASSVGQIIGTGPGRGIAFLFIIAGLFVILIAIITSRLKMIKSLEQSPDIAAPSDVGGLAHD
- a CDS encoding ABC transporter substrate-binding protein, with product MMRKRFLFSLASVLLLSTLLLAGCNSGKSTEGSGKVTLTFGTSQSGIPRTGIMQTMAKEYEQETGVKIDFQVVPDAQWRDLIKVKLASGEAPDIFNVDVDPLSMPANVRPEENAIDLTNEEFTGRMSEEILPTVSHNDKVYGVSFAPTKIWYVYYNKRIFQELGIEPPTSYAEFKAISQKIKDKDIIPFYQAPASGWYQVLPLFETGPNYEQTTAGTYEKLNNNEMKVADMTQLKTVIEQLKEFADLGYFGKDFLSNTVEAGIEAFGQEKAAMLLRVPGTEKEVSEAYPEMEDNMGFFVMPWGDNQTIGVNPGGSAAMFGNKNSKHPEEVLKFFRWITEHDHLQRVFDEGEGNLTICWPEIEPKLTQDYIDYEKNHEKGTVMQAAVKYIDPQWMDIGKDLSGMFAGAMTPDQILQNIDKRRAEQAKVLKDEKWQ
- a CDS encoding HAD-IIIC family phosphatase, yielding MEKLKDIKCIVWDLDHTIWDGVLLESADVQLKLGLKEVIEKLDQRGILHSVASKNDAELAWAKLNELGIAEYFLYPEIHWDAKSVSVQRIQQNINIGMDAILFVDDQPFELEEVQSVHADIQVLHADQYETMLDDPRLMPRFITADSACRRQMYQADTLRKQAEEQYEGPSEQFLATLGMKFSIYEATEDDLQRAEELTVRTNQLNATGITYSYEELHQLMTSQEHMLLVCELEDKYGTYGKIGLALIHMQQKVWRLNMLLMSCRVMSRGAGSVLLTYIMREAQKQGKQMLADFRDTGRNRMMNISYRFAGFKQQSADQEGRVLFHHDLQQAVEFPDYIEVLVPEGQHQ
- a CDS encoding acyl carrier protein — encoded protein: MDYRQEIREFIGNNLTMDHEDTQINDNDNYFEQRFVNSLFAMRLVDFVERRFQIEIANEDLDLANFCTINRLHDLIERKLTEKEAAL
- a CDS encoding thioesterase II family protein; this encodes MEPIYLEQLQKGEGNRQMVCFPYLGGNSNSFQPLVPYLPDTEIWAFTPPGHGLNTETPLEHMQQLVELYTSKLLDVIQPGSLLFGHSLGGITAYFVAQRLCQEHPDVAKTLRLVLSACNTPDECGMQNYDRMSDENLIDHLFSYEALPQELIHEKELLNYFLPVIRADFRMLESAATLEYEPLSLPVLYLWGERDRTVTLQSALRWGRYFGTSMKLQTIKEGAHMFMMHQPSTVAHCLTSFMTPDK
- a CDS encoding carbohydrate ABC transporter permease is translated as MNANKIYPWYFSSGAIVLYLLFIVAPALLGIYYSFTDWNSYSSEKNFIGLEHFRTILAGDPTYLLFIKNTVLFTLVTSIAKTVLGLFLALLLVSGVKAANLHRMIIFSPQVLSFLIVGLVFKSLLDPNNGFVNVTLRSMGLDVLAQNWLGSLTWAMPSIMAVDTWKGMGYIMVLFIAGLLAIPRDYYEAASIDGAGFGQKLFRITIPMLMPTITIATVLNITYGLRVFDAVYVLTNGGPGNATDVINTAVYSSFAKGYWGLGSALSTILFVIMAVISFFIIRLMNRKVEY
- a CDS encoding TetR/AcrR family transcriptional regulator, with product MRLIKNPEERRNEILDAAEILFITKGYTKATVMDILQACNIAKGTFYYYFQSKEEVMNAIVMRFILSGEASARHVVSDLKLNAHDKIFRIMMAQNQPDGRKHDLIEQLHSVHNVEMHQKSLVETVIRLSPILAEVVEQGIQEGVFHTPNPKESIEFLLVSSQFLLDRGIFQWEEEELQKKVEAFTHIMERVLGAEQGSFAYVTRLYFPNQG
- a CDS encoding ABC transporter permease, which encodes MLLRMLRNDITRKKGITAALFIFVLLAALLVSSGSRMIMELTSSIQYLFSESKTPHFVQMHAGELDQVKVNTWAEENAMVQQHQIVEMVNIDGSNLFLGAESEKNSVMDIDFVTQNQGFDYLLNLDSEIIQVNDGEIAVPVYYMQQKKLSVGDQVRIDNGQFERSYTIVDFVRDAQMNPSVVHSKRFIVSAGNLQELKQSVGEMEYLIEFRLTDPGLTSEFTQVYQNAGLPNAGPVVTYGLFQVLNAMTDGVIAAVIILVSLVLILIAMLCIRFTMLATIEEDYREISVMKAIGIAEKDIKRLYLMKYVFMAGFASVLGYIASLGVNRLFVSNIMLYMGKAPATLLHFAIPLLAAGIIFAMVVLFCRSVLRRFRSISAVDALRTGSLGDTQIIRNRLSLSRNRWSSVPVFLGLKEVIQRIKMFRLLLFVFVVSSFIMIVPVNFLNTLQAPSFISYMGVGQSDIRIDLRHTDDVEQRYDNLVAQIQNDKDIKTYSPLVTSQFKIKNAEGSYDNLSVETGDFSIFPLSYVSGNAPTTENEIALSDANSSELRLKTGEQLTLLVNGKDQMMTVSGIYQDVTNGGKTAKALLPYNKDSVLWYVVSLDLNNRGDMATKIAEYEAAFSPAKVTDLQGYLDQTLGGTIQQLKMVTMLALVIGVFISILITALFLQMLVAKDNNDIAVLRSLGFALSKIKFKYVVMSLVILILGVVTGTILSNTLGPLLVSAIMSTFGASNIVFVVNPLQAYVLCPLLLAGTIVLTAWISIQSIKETSISKMIVE
- a CDS encoding carbohydrate ABC transporter permease encodes the protein MRLRKRLASIGLNALAWLLSLVVLIPFVVIVLNSFKSDAEAKVLKLTLPEKFIFENYKIVYEQGHLGGSFFNSLLHSGVSSLLLVFVVAFSAFTLSRNHSKLSKFLYFFLILGITLPLNYIPLMEVMKSMGMINSHVGMILLYTAMGIPISLFITYAFVSNIPKELDEAAIMDGCNGVKLFLRIIVPLLTSVLVTVFVLNFLSVWNEFTAPLYMLNTVEMWPMTLAVYNFFGQFSAQWNLVSADIVLTSLPVLIVFLIGQKYIVGGLTSGAVKG